The Cohnella abietis genome has a segment encoding these proteins:
- a CDS encoding DUF4430 domain-containing protein — translation MLQKTWKKYMALYLALLMMFSVFSPTSAMAAGDISSAEGTKGYVTVSVEKFTLGQGYFIEPVLVPFQEGDNAAAVISELLGEGRYQSVGNVENSFYLSSVYDPGAGAVNIPSYILQALGGKVGDRTDKDWLGQFDYYTNSGWMFAVNNSFPNVGSSAKFVENGDVIRWQYTLFGLGADLGENSESHSKLIETANKDALTKKVAEINSSTHKTEILADVAVQSAYNNAYNALKNMESSQSVVNTALKALVGALGESVELNTAELVASIEAAEINKASAKVSIDGYDVSTMDYWVVKADFDALVEVIVSAQQLVFNSNASQEEVDAKVLALDQAQTAFNQAKKQGLLEEGTQPKYNITFTVAPKTTKLELYNSKNQLVDIGDGEAGTYRVYKSSLSAGVYSYKGIDASGNSIGGGKLTVTTELNQTFSFRQLNLKAGNSGWNADLDYTVRIGQDSPSDTSLILGTKVATGQYPVLVLTGKTYFYSFAPNASREAEGYLALNSSVTVTLATTAQNISGTIPFSGIITFKVPEKATLFVGRKTKHFVSFEQVEPLETTIQEGKRVYRYKLGDNQEYNYRVSQEGKLTNTGIFRANAASAAMEITEQQLNVLSPHSILNRGTHFEGNIYLNINEQNHLKLAAPGDTFKLLSLRSWQALIEGVGNYFFEPDFYYEIISGQDVIDIVKGEPGSYSTIRAKENGTAIVKVTYDALKVNGSTYITNEKDAYGAIWPENVGLFVVTVGQGKTGIVTGIESNKTRNQKANENKTGNDVMNLQNGAFDADIDSVYFLNTESGATYTFTPSAGSAVSVLRPEINHKAESVSYGDVTFSTKNVTANADGSFSVLLTEGRNIVKVEKAGLAEYQVMTARPLTVTVDNLTHPGKEVGPGDQVKVVLNGMSFPANKLSGIYNFNAQLRFLGGSNRTLIATPAAKQYNITTQGNILEFKVPQDLEGGYSLNDGHLKLGFYGSPIGDHRNIDPLIGANPNFTALEREGYYSIFPKLVIVKGAEKASLRLAIDDAKKQLVSVSVSTDGSDVLQSGYWVTEAEYSQLAQLIQSAQALIADKNASQDAVDAKVLALDQSRDAFSKAKQFGSKKVVINVNELLNKHLSYLVKSVSIPTFGTSDGEWSILALARAKYKVPEGYYATYYSNVVREVISLMPKGKLHSAKGTEHSRLILGLTAIGKDIENVAGYNISAALADFNYVTRQGINGPIFALIAFDSHQYDIPVRDGIDNPTTRDKLIDYIVNNEVAGGGWSLSGAADPDITAMALQALAPYYAEKAKVKSAVDRAIIWLSSVQNAAGGYSSSGAENVQSVAQVIVALTTLGIDPHTDKRFNKKGHSAVDNLLTYAVPTGGFVHPKGGSVNGMATDQATYALVAYARYLNGETSLYDMTDVVIDVTKPMGTVVLPDDDQPIDIPNDGKDYTILVKESDRDKQVSVKLSDSTQSKAFINLPGNSALPNLTVSRGSIIAEFPKGITMEGGSSQTLELITSNNKNDAALKSNLISLIDTNQQLNDVHEFFTIGGDHSIHFTNGFVALTFKGMKGKKAAFIQNGQLSSIQTFASDLEGSESGKHEYAYEIENDLIVKTNHFTDFVVYSVKDKTDGGVVTEPVKATIQLSIDKLTINKGYVLSSTTVEFTPGESAWDVLKREMDKRGISYKYSFSNKYNSVYVESIAGDGEFDHGSGSGWMYSVNGNFPNYGASQYKLSQGDRLELRYTTNYGVDLGRGTSGAEKASLRLAVDDAKKQLGSVSVSMDGSDVLLSNYWVTEEVYSQLAQLIESAQALIADENASHDTVDAKVLALDQSRDAFSKAKQFGSKKEALNVNEQLNKHLSYLVKSVSNPTFGTSDGEWSILALARAKYKVPEGYYATYYSNVVREVKRLMSEGKLHAAKGTEHSRLILGLTAIGKDIENVAGYNISAALADFDYVTQQGINGPIFALIAVDSHQYDIPVSNGIANPTTREKLIDYIVNHEVAGGGWSLSGAADPDITAMALQALAPYAEKAKVKAAVDRAILWLSSVQNEAGGYSSGGEENVQSVAQVIVALTTLGIDPHTDKRFNKNGHSAVDNLLTYAVPTGGFVHPKGGSVNGMATDQATYALVAYTRYLNGETSLYDMTDVDIDVTEPIGTVDLPDDGQPIIISDDGKDYTIHVKESDSDKQVSVKLPDSAQSKAFINFPGNAALPNLTVSRGSIITEFPKGITMDGGSNQTLELITSNNKNDATLKSNLIGLIDTNQQLNDVNEFFTMGGDHSIHFTNGFVTLTFKGMKGKKAAFIQNGQISSIQTFPSDLKGLESGKQEYAYAYAYEIENDLIVKTNHFTDFVVYSVKDKTDGGVVTEPVKATIQLSIDKLTINKGYVLSPTTVEFTPGESAWDVLKREMDKRGISYRYSFSNKYNSVYVESIADDGEFDHGSGSGWMYSVNGTFPNYGASNYKLNQGDRLQWRYTTDYGKDVGGYVPDSDTKDPCAKDPGTKDSGTKDSCTKDPVTGGPGAGGPGTKDPGTKEPEKEQKALAYLYKDSAKVSTWAYDLILEATQKGFVQGNNGKLNPKDEITRAEFAKLIVEVFNVKADGESANSFRDVKATNWFYPFVNVAYAAGIVTGYKGQFLPNATITREEMAVMIARVLKREPVQSSVIYKDRDQIASWAQNQVADISALNIMMGNAEQFNPKGVVTREMAFVVAMRAYQYSKNQEVK, via the coding sequence TTGCTACAAAAAACATGGAAAAAATACATGGCCTTATACTTGGCATTACTGATGATGTTTTCAGTGTTCAGCCCAACATCTGCGATGGCAGCAGGGGACATTTCAAGTGCCGAGGGCACCAAGGGATATGTAACGGTATCTGTTGAGAAATTCACATTGGGACAAGGCTACTTTATTGAGCCAGTTCTTGTTCCTTTTCAGGAAGGAGACAATGCTGCAGCCGTTATTTCAGAGCTCTTGGGAGAAGGTCGCTACCAGAGTGTAGGCAACGTAGAGAATAGCTTTTATTTGTCTAGCGTATACGATCCGGGCGCAGGAGCAGTAAATATCCCTTCTTATATCTTGCAAGCTCTTGGAGGGAAAGTCGGCGATCGAACTGATAAGGATTGGTTAGGCCAATTTGATTACTACACCAATTCGGGATGGATGTTTGCTGTCAACAATTCCTTCCCGAATGTCGGCTCTTCGGCAAAATTTGTTGAAAACGGCGATGTCATTCGTTGGCAATACACGCTCTTCGGGCTGGGGGCAGACTTAGGGGAAAACTCAGAAAGTCATAGCAAGCTTATTGAGACTGCCAATAAGGATGCATTAACTAAAAAAGTAGCAGAGATCAACAGCAGCACACATAAAACAGAAATTCTTGCTGATGTAGCTGTTCAGTCAGCTTACAATAACGCTTATAATGCACTCAAGAATATGGAAAGCAGCCAGTCTGTCGTTAACACTGCACTGAAAGCTTTGGTTGGAGCATTGGGTGAGAGCGTTGAACTGAATACGGCTGAATTGGTAGCCTCTATAGAAGCGGCGGAGATTAACAAAGCTTCTGCTAAGGTAAGTATTGACGGGTACGATGTAAGCACAATGGATTATTGGGTTGTAAAAGCAGACTTTGACGCATTGGTCGAAGTAATTGTATCGGCTCAACAGTTAGTCTTTAATTCTAATGCCTCACAAGAAGAGGTGGACGCAAAGGTATTGGCGCTTGATCAAGCTCAAACGGCCTTTAATCAAGCCAAGAAACAAGGCCTATTAGAAGAGGGAACTCAACCGAAATATAATATTACGTTTACGGTAGCACCTAAAACCACTAAATTAGAGCTGTATAATTCCAAAAATCAGCTCGTGGATATCGGCGATGGTGAAGCGGGCACTTATAGAGTATATAAATCTTCTTTATCTGCCGGAGTCTATAGCTATAAAGGGATTGACGCTAGCGGAAACTCTATTGGTGGAGGCAAGTTAACAGTAACGACGGAGCTGAACCAAACATTTTCATTCCGTCAATTGAACCTTAAAGCCGGTAATTCAGGATGGAATGCTGATTTAGATTATACGGTAAGGATCGGTCAGGACAGTCCGAGCGACACTTCTTTGATTTTGGGAACGAAGGTGGCTACGGGTCAATATCCCGTACTTGTTCTTACGGGCAAAACCTATTTTTATTCTTTTGCGCCAAATGCATCGCGGGAAGCCGAAGGTTATCTTGCACTTAACAGCAGCGTTACGGTCACGTTAGCCACTACAGCACAAAATATTAGTGGGACGATACCTTTCTCGGGAATCATTACTTTTAAGGTACCTGAGAAAGCTACATTGTTCGTAGGTCGGAAAACAAAACATTTTGTTTCGTTTGAACAAGTCGAGCCTTTGGAAACGACGATTCAAGAGGGTAAGCGGGTGTATCGCTACAAGCTGGGGGACAACCAGGAATATAACTACCGGGTAAGTCAAGAAGGTAAACTGACGAACACAGGGATATTTAGAGCGAATGCAGCGAGTGCAGCAATGGAAATTACGGAACAACAATTAAATGTTCTTTCACCTCACTCGATTCTAAACCGCGGAACTCATTTCGAAGGGAATATTTATCTCAATATTAATGAACAAAATCACTTGAAGCTGGCAGCACCCGGCGATACATTTAAATTATTAAGTTTACGCAGCTGGCAAGCTTTAATTGAAGGTGTCGGTAATTATTTCTTTGAACCTGATTTTTATTATGAAATTATTTCCGGCCAAGACGTCATTGATATTGTAAAAGGCGAGCCGGGCAGCTATTCAACGATCCGTGCGAAAGAAAACGGAACGGCGATTGTTAAAGTGACTTATGATGCTCTTAAGGTAAACGGGTCTACTTATATTACAAATGAAAAAGATGCTTATGGAGCAATTTGGCCGGAAAATGTCGGCTTGTTCGTTGTGACGGTAGGTCAAGGCAAGACAGGTATTGTAACCGGCATCGAGAGCAACAAGACGCGCAATCAGAAGGCCAATGAGAACAAGACGGGCAATGACGTCATGAACCTTCAGAATGGCGCATTCGATGCGGATATCGATAGTGTGTACTTCTTGAATACGGAGTCGGGAGCAACCTATACGTTCACCCCATCCGCAGGCAGCGCAGTCAGCGTACTCCGTCCTGAAATCAATCATAAGGCGGAAAGCGTATCTTATGGAGACGTTACATTCTCTACAAAGAATGTGACTGCAAATGCTGACGGATCGTTCAGTGTGCTACTGACGGAAGGTCGTAATATTGTCAAGGTGGAAAAAGCAGGTCTGGCCGAATACCAGGTCATGACGGCTAGGCCGCTGACTGTGACAGTCGATAATTTGACTCATCCAGGTAAAGAGGTTGGTCCGGGAGATCAAGTCAAGGTTGTATTGAATGGGATGTCGTTCCCGGCCAACAAGCTATCGGGCATATACAATTTTAATGCTCAGCTCAGATTTCTTGGAGGATCGAACCGGACATTGATTGCAACTCCTGCTGCTAAACAATATAACATTACAACGCAGGGTAATATCTTGGAATTCAAGGTGCCACAAGATCTAGAAGGCGGCTATAGTCTCAATGACGGACATCTTAAATTGGGCTTTTACGGCAGTCCTATTGGGGATCATCGTAATATTGATCCGCTAATAGGTGCTAATCCTAATTTTACGGCGTTGGAGAGAGAAGGATACTATAGTATTTTTCCTAAGCTCGTAATTGTTAAGGGGGCGGAAAAGGCTTCTCTGCGGCTTGCCATTGATGATGCTAAGAAACAACTGGTATCGGTCTCCGTGAGCACGGATGGAAGTGATGTTCTTCAGAGCGGCTATTGGGTGACTGAAGCAGAATACAGTCAATTAGCACAGCTTATTCAATCCGCCCAAGCATTAATAGCTGACAAAAATGCCAGCCAAGATGCAGTGGATGCCAAAGTACTAGCGCTAGATCAATCGCGCGATGCATTTAGCAAGGCCAAACAATTTGGATCGAAAAAAGTAGTTATCAATGTTAACGAACTGCTGAATAAGCATTTGTCTTACTTGGTGAAATCTGTAAGTATTCCAACATTCGGCACGAGTGATGGGGAATGGAGTATTCTTGCTCTTGCTCGCGCGAAATATAAGGTTCCTGAAGGCTATTATGCCACCTATTACAGCAATGTGGTACGTGAAGTCATAAGCTTAATGCCTAAAGGAAAGCTGCATTCTGCTAAGGGCACGGAGCATTCCAGACTGATCTTAGGCCTTACGGCAATTGGCAAGGACATCGAAAACGTTGCCGGGTATAATATCAGTGCAGCGCTAGCCGACTTTAATTATGTCACCAGGCAAGGGATTAACGGACCAATCTTTGCGCTGATTGCGTTCGACAGTCATCAATATGACATCCCTGTACGAGATGGGATTGACAACCCAACTACACGCGACAAACTGATTGACTATATTGTGAATAATGAAGTTGCCGGTGGAGGCTGGTCCTTGTCGGGGGCTGCTGATCCGGACATAACCGCAATGGCGCTTCAAGCTTTAGCTCCTTATTATGCGGAGAAGGCAAAGGTTAAATCGGCTGTAGATCGTGCAATTATTTGGCTTTCTTCTGTTCAGAATGCGGCTGGTGGTTACTCCAGCAGTGGCGCAGAAAATGTCCAAAGCGTCGCCCAAGTGATTGTTGCATTAACCACTCTGGGTATTGATCCGCATACCGATAAGAGGTTTAACAAGAAAGGCCACTCCGCAGTCGATAATTTGCTGACCTATGCGGTGCCGACTGGTGGATTTGTTCATCCCAAAGGTGGAAGTGTGAATGGGATGGCAACGGACCAAGCTACCTATGCCCTTGTTGCCTATGCCCGTTATCTGAACGGAGAAACCAGTCTGTATGATATGACAGATGTTGTCATTGATGTGACAAAGCCGATGGGTACGGTGGTCCTTCCGGATGACGATCAGCCTATCGATATTCCTAACGATGGTAAGGACTACACGATATTAGTGAAAGAATCGGATCGTGATAAGCAGGTTTCCGTTAAGCTGTCTGATTCTACGCAATCAAAAGCATTCATTAATTTGCCAGGCAATTCGGCGTTGCCGAATCTGACTGTCTCCAGAGGAAGCATCATAGCTGAATTCCCTAAAGGAATTACAATGGAAGGCGGGTCTAGTCAAACGCTTGAATTGATCACGTCCAATAATAAAAATGATGCTGCTCTTAAGTCGAACCTGATCAGTTTAATAGATACGAATCAGCAATTAAATGACGTTCACGAGTTTTTTACAATCGGCGGAGACCATTCGATCCACTTTACGAATGGATTTGTGGCTCTTACCTTTAAAGGCATGAAGGGTAAAAAAGCTGCATTTATTCAAAACGGCCAGCTTTCCTCGATTCAAACGTTTGCTAGTGATCTGGAAGGTTCGGAGAGCGGAAAGCATGAGTATGCGTATGAAATTGAAAATGATCTCATTGTTAAAACGAATCACTTTACAGACTTTGTCGTCTATTCGGTTAAGGACAAAACGGATGGCGGTGTCGTTACAGAACCTGTAAAAGCAACGATTCAATTATCGATTGACAAGCTAACGATAAATAAAGGATATGTATTATCGTCAACAACAGTTGAATTTACCCCGGGCGAATCGGCTTGGGATGTTTTGAAAAGAGAGATGGATAAGCGCGGTATCTCTTATAAATATTCCTTCTCGAATAAATACAATAGCGTATATGTTGAGTCTATTGCAGGCGATGGAGAATTTGATCATGGCAGCGGTAGCGGTTGGATGTATAGTGTCAATGGGAATTTCCCGAATTACGGTGCGAGTCAGTATAAGCTGAGCCAGGGAGATAGACTAGAGTTGCGCTACACGACCAATTATGGTGTAGATTTGGGCCGTGGTACTTCGGGAGCGGAAAAGGCTTCTCTGCGGCTGGCCGTTGATGATGCTAAGAAACAACTGGGATCGGTCTCCGTGAGCATGGACGGAAGCGATGTTCTTCTGAGCAACTATTGGGTGACGGAAGAAGTGTACAGTCAATTAGCGCAGCTTATTGAATCCGCCCAAGCATTAATAGCGGATGAAAATGCCAGCCACGATACAGTGGATGCCAAAGTACTAGCGCTAGACCAATCGCGCGATGCGTTTAGCAAGGCCAAACAATTTGGATCGAAAAAAGAAGCTCTCAATGTAAACGAACAGCTGAATAAGCATTTATCTTACTTGGTGAAATCTGTAAGCAATCCAACATTCGGCACGAGTGACGGGGAATGGAGTATTCTTGCTCTTGCTCGCGCGAAATATAAGGTTCCTGAAGGCTATTACGCCACTTATTACAGCAATGTGGTTCGTGAAGTCAAAAGATTAATGTCAGAAGGAAAGCTGCATGCCGCTAAGGGCACGGAGCATTCCAGGCTTATCTTAGGCCTTACGGCAATTGGCAAGGACATCGAAAACGTTGCCGGGTATAATATCAGTGCAGCGCTAGCCGACTTTGATTATGTCACCCAGCAAGGGATTAACGGACCAATTTTTGCGCTGATTGCGGTCGACAGTCATCAATATGACATCCCCGTAAGTAACGGGATTGCCAACCCAACTACACGCGAAAAACTGATTGACTATATTGTGAATCATGAAGTTGCTGGTGGAGGCTGGTCCTTGTCGGGGGCTGCTGATCCGGACATAACCGCAATGGCGCTTCAAGCTTTAGCTCCGTACGCGGAGAAGGCAAAGGTTAAAGCGGCTGTAGATCGTGCAATTCTTTGGCTTTCTTCTGTTCAGAACGAGGCTGGTGGTTATTCCAGCGGTGGCGAGGAAAATGTCCAAAGCGTCGCCCAAGTGATTGTTGCATTAACCACTCTGGGTATTGATCCGCATACCGATAAGAGGTTTAACAAGAACGGCCACTCCGCAGTCGATAATTTGCTGACCTATGCGGTGCCGACTGGTGGATTTGTTCATCCCAAAGGTGGAAGTGTGAATGGGATGGCAACGGACCAAGCTACCTATGCCCTTGTCGCCTATACCCGTTATCTGAACGGAGAAACCAGTCTGTATGATATGACAGATGTTGACATTGATGTGACAGAGCCTATTGGTACGGTGGACCTTCCGGATGACGGTCAGCCAATCATAATTTCTGACGACGGTAAGGACTACACGATTCACGTAAAAGAATCGGATAGTGATAAGCAGGTGTCCGTCAAGCTGCCTGATTCTGCGCAATCAAAAGCATTCATTAATTTTCCAGGAAATGCGGCGTTGCCGAATCTGACTGTCTCAAGAGGAAGCATCATAACCGAATTCCCTAAAGGGATTACAATGGATGGCGGATCTAATCAAACGCTTGAATTGATCACGTCCAATAATAAAAATGATGCTACTCTTAAGTCGAACCTGATCGGTTTAATAGATACAAATCAGCAATTAAATGATGTTAACGAGTTTTTTACAATGGGCGGAGACCATTCGATCCACTTTACGAATGGATTTGTGACCCTTACCTTTAAAGGCATGAAGGGTAAAAAAGCGGCATTTATTCAAAATGGCCAGATTTCTTCGATTCAAACGTTTCCTAGCGACCTGAAAGGGTTGGAGAGCGGAAAGCAAGAGTATGCATATGCGTATGCGTATGAAATTGAAAATGATCTCATTGTTAAAACGAATCACTTTACAGACTTTGTCGTCTATTCGGTTAAGGACAAAACCGATGGCGGTGTCGTTACAGAACCTGTAAAAGCAACGATTCAATTATCGATTGACAAGCTGACGATAAATAAAGGATATGTATTATCGCCAACAACAGTTGAATTTACCCCGGGTGAATCGGCTTGGGATGTTTTGAAAAGAGAGATGGATAAGCGCGGTATCTCTTATAGATATTCCTTCTCGAATAAATACAATAGCGTATATGTTGAGTCTATTGCAGACGATGGAGAATTCGATCATGGCAGCGGTAGCGGCTGGATGTATAGTGTCAATGGTACTTTCCCGAATTATGGTGCGAGCAACTATAAGCTGAACCAGGGAGATAGACTGCAATGGCGCTACACGACCGATTATGGTAAAGATGTGGGCGGCTATGTTCCTGACTCAGACACGAAAGATCCATGTGCGAAAGATCCAGGTACGAAAGATTCAGGTACGAAAGATTCATGTACGAAAGATCCAGTTACGGGAGGTCCAGGTGCGGGCGGTCCAGGTACAAAAGATCCGGGCACAAAAGAGCCTGAGAAGGAACAAAAGGCTTTGGCATATTTGTACAAGGATAGCGCCAAAGTATCCACATGGGCTTACGATCTCATTCTAGAAGCAACACAGAAAGGGTTTGTTCAAGGGAATAACGGTAAGCTGAATCCAAAAGACGAGATTACTAGAGCTGAATTTGCTAAGTTAATTGTTGAAGTCTTTAACGTTAAAGCAGATGGAGAGAGTGCCAATTCTTTCCGTGACGTCAAGGCAACGAACTGGTTCTATCCGTTCGTTAACGTAGCTTATGCAGCCGGGATTGTGACCGGGTACAAGGGTCAATTCCTGCCGAATGCTACGATCACAAGAGAAGAAATGGCGGTCATGATTGCAAGAGTGTTGAAGCGGGAGCCGGTTCAATCCAGCGTAATCTACAAAGACCGTGATCAAATTGCGTCATGGGCACAAAATCAGGTTGCGGACATCTCAGCGTTAAACATTATGATGGGTAACGCTGAGCAATTTAATCCGAAGGGTGTCGTAACCAGAGAGATGGCTTTCGTTGTTGCAATGAGAGCATATCAATACAGCAAGAACCAAGAAGTGAAATAG